The Chryseobacterium suipulveris genome window below encodes:
- the coaBC gene encoding bifunctional phosphopantothenoylcysteine decarboxylase/phosphopantothenate--cysteine ligase CoaBC: MTLEGKKILICISGGIAAYKINYLIRDLVKKGAEVQVLMTPSVEEFVSKLTLSTLSKKPVYSDFYSENGTWNNHVEFALWADLIVVAPCTANTLAKMVHGICDNLVIATYMSAKCPVFIAPAMDLDMYQHPSTKQNLELAEDFGHFIIPAETGELASGLVGQGRMAEPETISQKIEEFFNNVNSKNLAGKTVLVTAGPTYEAIDPVRFIGNHSSGKMGFSIAEEAAKRGAKVILISGPSNQKTENPNIEIHRLTSAKEMFEEVFKHYENCDIAIASAAVADYAPKEIAKEKIKKSDDSLTIELVKNPDILKTMGERKTKQFLVGFALETQNEEENAKGKLEKKNLDAIVLNSLKDEGAGFKNDTNKIKIITKTEMQEFNLKSKDEVAKDILAFIESQILK, from the coding sequence ATGACACTCGAAGGAAAGAAAATCCTCATCTGTATTTCAGGAGGAATCGCCGCATACAAAATCAATTATCTGATTCGCGATCTTGTGAAAAAAGGTGCAGAAGTACAGGTTCTGATGACGCCTTCAGTGGAAGAATTCGTTTCGAAACTTACGCTTTCTACCCTTTCTAAAAAACCGGTTTACTCCGATTTTTATTCCGAAAACGGGACCTGGAACAACCACGTGGAATTTGCACTTTGGGCAGATCTGATCGTGGTCGCGCCGTGTACCGCAAATACTTTGGCAAAAATGGTTCACGGAATTTGCGACAATTTGGTCATCGCAACTTATATGTCGGCGAAATGTCCCGTATTCATCGCACCTGCAATGGATTTGGACATGTATCAACATCCTTCCACCAAACAGAATCTGGAACTGGCGGAAGATTTCGGACACTTCATCATTCCCGCAGAAACGGGGGAATTAGCGAGTGGACTTGTCGGACAGGGAAGAATGGCGGAACCAGAAACCATCTCCCAAAAAATTGAAGAATTCTTTAATAATGTCAACTCCAAAAACCTTGCTGGAAAAACCGTTTTGGTTACAGCGGGACCTACTTACGAAGCGATCGATCCTGTAAGATTTATCGGAAATCATTCTTCTGGAAAAATGGGATTTTCTATCGCAGAAGAGGCGGCAAAAAGAGGCGCGAAAGTCATCCTGATTTCTGGACCGAGCAATCAAAAAACCGAAAATCCGAACATTGAAATTCATCGCTTAACTTCGGCAAAAGAAATGTTTGAGGAAGTTTTCAAGCATTACGAAAATTGCGATATTGCGATCGCAAGCGCCGCAGTTGCAGATTATGCGCCGAAAGAAATCGCCAAAGAAAAAATCAAGAAGAGCGACGATTCATTAACCATTGAGCTGGTAAAAAATCCCGACATCCTGAAAACGATGGGCGAAAGAAAAACCAAACAGTTCCTCGTGGGATTCGCTTTGGAAACCCAGAATGAAGAAGAAAACGCAAAAGGAAAACTGGAAAAGAAAAACCTCGACGCTATCGTTTTAAACTCGCTCAAAGACGAAGGAGCCGGCTTTAAAAACGATACTAATAAAATTAAAATCATCACCAAAACCGAAATGCAGGAATTTAACTTAAAATCAAAAGATGAGGTGGCGAAAGATATTTTAGCATTCATTGAAAGCCAGATTCTGAAATAA